Proteins encoded by one window of Venturia canescens isolate UGA chromosome 2, ASM1945775v1, whole genome shotgun sequence:
- the Ac13E gene encoding adenylate cyclase type 9 isoform X2: MTDRSARMTLANDRKRSSSVSYSKGKGQTEDGNDDIQISLAPYIQTYLAHSGHSIGCCGVGLPVPFERAAAKSWWNPRFDSEILEEQYKRSAFPQIRLRFRYALIYILTVSLSWLIYFVVVGTQNETSSWPVIASIFGSVCVTMLLALWLTYTKKYRNYVFPTSVGVATMMCLLSLLFLVLVPPHSDGLTLVGHFALCSEILLLIYTVMPMPLYACVGICTLYSILFEFLTAYLYNSSASEHYYYNNEFHESVIVRKQSSNYTTNTGETVTILGRGESRNSTSNESEIFGTEETKLLSSLGMAMLDGQKVVDKISKAIGNSDLLKNINPSTFLTNTINESLPISTQFSMGHPEATSTLINENQRFLDEVDFSTTLAIRILMQICIHIIGVHILIMTFVRMRGTFMKVGQSLLVRRQLEMEKQLKEKMIHSVMPPKVADWLMEESEREREREDSLKKGSIPSNHTDIRSLFRPFNMHSMEDVSILFADIVGFTRMSSNKTAEELVGILNDLFERFDDLCEHHGCEKISTLGDCYYCVSGCPEPRPDHAKCCVEMGLAMIEAIKQFDVERREGVNMRVGVHTGTVLCGIVGTKRFKFDVWSNDVTFANKLESTGKPGRVHFSEKTLSFLGDEYLTEPGDTINGLKSYFIKGRKSDLVSEFINNVNAPMSISPLMQSRHRLASCNNQFKPRNHYLHMVTNTSSYRMKANSLPSILDSENDEENDEKKDEASKSPISSASYGKKKLRSKPWRYLQRQRTTEEMAPLDIDNEKILVPPQETKVEIPVSTCEEGLNGFTGLFLMNGMAQGDLLGHRVSGYYTSSSTLNSTHEPSSSVPPYPFPPAVTDTFGACFHKLRKQSDLQLIRCVQDNVTSQRSYFVKPPLSSVTLFFKNREMEKEYRQNAHKVNENLGGNPPTLATSRFNTYFDIFVSALVYSAITASLFLLCKPTLYFVVFCSIATSIQAIVVMMCVRQLLNPNSIHATFTQEIFKFFSRWYPWHACGAVLVGLPIISILMNFSCNTFRAGLNHFEYYYSYLIFVGLVHFCNFTQLNCWMKNFLVALAGVLFICLVASHVSYKGTNESFSIQAPKSLSVEDNSLAPVYDDSAISDRRFRRDIDDAPPPPIPETSHNEAEPPVPVNIPIPKDQDMEYEQTKVTSTTTHSTEHDNLQTAKSVEKKFRSRRYNEKLYDKEIFLDMLLLLILVWFLNREFEISYRLSFHGNAVAARDKTRVQAMKNQADWLLHNIIPKYVADQLKTTAKYSQNHQSVGIIFASIVNFNELYDESYLGGKEYLRVLNELIGDFDEILEKPEFANVEKIKTIGSTFMAASGLNPQVRQQSEHEHSHLIELLDFAVAMHKVIYDFNRDLLGFKLILRVGYNHGDVTAGVIGATKLYYDIWGDAVNIASRMDSTGVAGRIQLASNCLDVLSKYYDFEPRGQVYVKGKDNMNVFLLKGKKNSVDEVVNDPTGE; encoded by the exons ATGACAG ATAGGTCAGCCAGGATGACTCTGGCTAATGATCGCAAACGAAGCTCCTCAGTGAGCTACAGCAAAGGTAAAGGGCAAACAGAAGATGGAAATGATGATATTCAAATATCACTGGCACCATACATACAGACGTATCTTGCCCATAGCGGCCATAGTATTGGATGCTGTGGGGTTGGGCTCCCAGTGCCATTCGAAAGAGCTGCAGCCAAATCTTGGTGGAATCCCAGATTCGATTCCGAGATCCTTGAGGAACAGTACAAGCGTAGTGCCTTTCCACAAATAAGGTTGAGATTCAG GTACGCCCTTATTTATATACTGACAGTTTCGCTGTCCTGGCTAATTTATTTTGTGGTAGTTGGGACACAAAATGAGACATCGTCATGGCCAGTGATAGCCTCGATATTCGGCAGCGTATGCGTAACGATGTTACTCGCACTGTGGCTAACATACACAAAAAAGTACAGGAATTATGTATTTCCAACGTCTGTGGGAGTCGCGACGATGATGTGCCtattatcgttattatttttggtATTGGTGCCACCGCACAGCGATGGTTTAACGCTGGTCGGTCATTTTGCGCTCTGCTCAGAAATTTTGTTACTCATATACACAGTAATGCCAATGCCTTTGTACGCATGTGTCGGTATTTGTACATTGTACTCGATACTTTTCGAGTTCCTAACGGCCTATCTTTATAATTCGAGTGCCTCGGAACATTACTACTACAACAACGAATTTCATGAGTCCGTTATAGTGAGAAAACAGAGCTCGAATTATACGACAAATACGGGGGAGACCGTAACGATATTAGGAAGAGGAGAATCTCGAAATTCGACATCGAACGAGAGTGAaatatttggaactgaagaaactAAATTGTTATCGAGCCTAGGAATGGCGATGCTCGATGGTCAGAAAGTTGTTGATAAAATTTCCAAAGCTATAGGAAATTCAGATCTGTTGAAGAATATAAATCCGAGCACATTTCTTACCAATACGATTAACGAGAGCTTGCCGATTTCGACACAATTTTCCATGGGACATCCGGAAGCTACAAGTACTttgattaacgaaaatcaacgATTCTTGGACGAAGTTGATTTTTCAACAACTCTGGCAATAAGAATTCTTATGCAAATTTGCATACACATTATTGGTGTACACATATTAATTATGACCTTCGTTCGTATGAGAGGCACCTTCATGAAAGTTGGACAATCGTTACTCGTTCGTAGACAGCtcgaaatggaaaaacaattgaaagaaaaaatgatacatTCTGTCATGCCACCCAAGGTTGCTGATTGGTTAATGGAGGAAAGCGAACGCGAACGGGAACGAGaagattcgttgaaaaaaggatCTATACCTTCCAATCACACAGATATACGATCCTTGTTTCGTCCCTTCAATATGCATTCGATGGAAGACGTTAGTATTCTCTTCGCCGATATCGTTGGCTTTACTCGCATGAGCTCCAACAAAACTGCAGAAGAACTCGTTGGTATACTCAACGATTTATTCGAAAGATTTGATGATCTTTGTGAACATCACGGCTGCGAAAAAATCTCAACTCTTGGTGATTGTTATTATTGCGTCAGTGGCTGTCCCGAACCTCGACCTGATCATGCTAAATGTTGCGTCGAAATGGGCTTAG cAATGATCGAAGCAATAAAACAGTTCGACGTCGAGAGACGCGAGGGTGTAAACATGCGCGTCGGTGTTCACACAGGAACAGTACTTTGTGGCATCGTTGGAACGAAAAGATTCAAATTCGACGTCTGGTCGAATGACGTTACGTTTGCTAACAAATTGGAGAGTACGGGAAAACCTGGGAGAGTTCATTTCAGTGAGAAAACTTTGAGTTTTCTCGGTGACGAATATCTAACCGAGCCGGGCGATACCATCAATG gtTTAAAAAGTTACTTCATCAAAGGTCGAAAATCGGACCTCGTGAGCGAGTTCATAAACAACGTAAACGCACCAATGAGTATATCACCGCTGATGCAATCGAGACATCGTTTGGCCTCATGCAACAATCAATTCAAGCCGAGAAATCATTATCTTCACATGGTTACCAATACGAGCAGTTACAGAATGAAGGCAAACTCGTTGCCGAGCATATTGGATTCCGAAAACGATGAAGAAAACGATGAGAAAAAGGACGAGGCTAGCAAGAGTCCCATATCAAGCGCGAGCTACGGAAAAAAGAAACTTCGTAGCAAACCATGGAGATATTTGCAGAGGCAGAGAACCACCGAAGAGATGGCACCTCTCGATAtcgacaatgaaaaaattctcgtcCCCCCTCAAGAAACCAAGGTTGAAATACCTGTGAGCACATGCGAAGAAGGTCTCAACGGATTTACCGGG TTATTCCTCATGAACGGCATGGCTCAAGGTGATCTTCTTGGTCACAGAGTAAGTGGCTACTACACATCAAGTTCGACATTAAATTCGACGCACGAGCCATCCTCATCGGTGCCACCTTATCCGTTTCCACCCGCTGTTACTGACACTTTCGGTGCCTGTTTTCACAAGTTGCGAAAACAATCCGATCTTCAACTCATCAG ATGTGTACAGGAcaacgtgacgtcacaaaGATCGTATTTCGTGAAGCCGCCATTATCAAGCGTAACATTATTCTTCAAGAacagagaaatggaaaaagaataccGTCAGAATGCACACAAAGTGAACGAGAATTTAGGAGGGAATCCACCGACATTAGCGACGTCTCGATTCAACACTTACTTTGATATCTTCGTATCAGCGTTGGTATATTCGGCGATAACAGCATCGTTGTTTTTATTGTGCAAGCCAACGCTCTACTTCGTTGTGTTTTGTTCGATCGCGACATCGATTCAGGCAATCGTTGTTATGATGTGCGTTCGTCAATTACTGAATCCGAACTCGATACACGCGACTTTCACACAAGagatatttaaatttttctcacGCTGGTACCCGTGGCACGCTTGCGGCGCTGTCCTCGTCGGTTTACCAATCATTTCCATACTGATGAATTTCTCCTGCAACACTTTCCGCGCCGGCCTCAATCATTTCGAATATTATTATAGTTACCTCATATTCGTTGGTCTCGtgcatttttgtaattttactCAACTCAACTGTTGGATGAAAAACTTTCTTGTCGCTCTTGCCGGTGTATTGTTCATCTGTTTGGTTGCCAGCCACGTCTCGTATAAAGGCACCAACGAAAGCTTCTCCATTCAAGCACCAAAATCATTGTCGGTCGAGGACAATTCTCTTGCCCCGGTGTACGACGATTCAGCGATTTCAGATCGTCGATTTCGTCGCGATATCGACGATGCTCCACCGCCTCCGATACCGGAAACTTCCCACAACGAGGCGGAACCTCCAGTCCCTGTAAACATACCGATACCCAAAGATCAAGATATGGAATACGAACAGACAAAAGTGACAAGCACGACGACACACTCGACCGAACACGATAATTTGCAAACTGCCAAAtcagttgagaaaaaatttcggtcACGACGATACAACGAAAAGCTGTACGATaaagaaatatttcttgaCATGTTGCTTTTGTTAATTCTCGTTTGGTTTCTCAATCGTGAATTTGAAATAAGTTATCGCTTGAGTTTTCATGGAAACGCAGTTGCAGCGAGAGACAAAACGCGTGTCCAAGCAATGAAAAATCAGGCCGATTGGTTGTTGCACAATATAATACCGAAATACGTAGCTGATCAATTGAAAACGACAGCCAAATATTCGCAGAATCATCAATCGGTTGGAATCATATTTGCGAGTATCGTAAACTTCAATGAACTTTACGACGAATCTTATCTCGGTGGAAAGGAATATTTAAGAGTTTTGAACGAATTGATCGgtgattttgacgaaattctcGAAAAGCCTGAATTTGCGAATGTCGAAAAGATCAAAACAATCGGCAGTACTTTTATGGCTGCGAGTGGATTGAATCCCCAAGTAAGACAACAGAGTGAACACGAACATTCGCACTTGATCGAATTACTTGATTTTGCGGTTGCCATGCACAAagttatttatgattttaatcGCGATCTTTTGGGCTTCAAATTGATTCTCCGGGTTGGTTATAATCACGGTGACGTTACTGCCGGTGTTATAGGTGCAACTAAATTGTATTATGATATTTGGGGCGATGCTGTTAATATTGCCTCAAGAATGGACTCTACAGGTGTTGCAGGTAGAATCCAACTGGCTAGTAATTGTTTGGATGTTTTGTCCAAATACTACGATTTTGAGCCACGTGGTCAAGTTTACGTCAAAGGCAAAGATAACATGAATGTCTTTCTTCTcaagggtaaaaaaaattctgtcgaTGAAGTTGTTAACGATCCCACTGGCGAGTGA
- the Ac13E gene encoding adenylate cyclase type 9 isoform X1, which translates to MTDRSARMTLANDRKRSSSVSYSKGKGQTEDGNDDIQISLAPYIQTYLAHSGHSIGCCGVGLPVPFERAAAKSWWNPRFDSEILEEQYKRSAFPQIRLRFRYALIYILTVSLSWLIYFVVVGTQNETSSWPVIASIFGSVCVTMLLALWLTYTKKYRNYVFPTSVGVATMMCLLSLLFLVLVPPHSDGLTLVGHFALCSEILLLIYTVMPMPLYACVGICTLYSILFEFLTAYLYNSSASEHYYYNNEFHESVIVRKQSSNYTTNTGETVTILGRGESRNSTSNESEIFGTEETKLLSSLGMAMLDGQKVVDKISKAIGNSDLLKNINPSTFLTNTINESLPISTQFSMGHPEATSTLINENQRFLDEVDFSTTLAIRILMQICIHIIGVHILIMTFVRMRGTFMKVGQSLLVRRQLEMEKQLKEKMIHSVMPPKVADWLMEESEREREREDSLKKGSIPSNHTDIRSLFRPFNMHSMEDVSILFADIVGFTRMSSNKTAEELVGILNDLFERFDDLCEHHGCEKISTLGDCYYCVSGCPEPRPDHAKCCVEMGLAMIEAIKQFDVERREGVNMRVGVHTGTVLCGIVGTKRFKFDVWSNDVTFANKLESTGKPGRVHFSEKTLSFLGDEYLTEPGDTINGLKSYFIKGRKSDLVSEFINNVNAPMSISPLMQSRHRLASCNNQFKPRNHYLHMVTNTSSYRMKANSLPSILDSENDEENDEKKDEASKSPISSASYGKKKLRSKPWRYLQRQRTTEEMAPLDIDNEKILVPPQETKVEIPVSTCEEGLNGFTGIPVSNGIEMDPNPMPSSPLLCGQDSLSHASSICSRKDSGIRSNSRRSSIQQQLFLMNGMAQGDLLGHRVSGYYTSSSTLNSTHEPSSSVPPYPFPPAVTDTFGACFHKLRKQSDLQLIRCVQDNVTSQRSYFVKPPLSSVTLFFKNREMEKEYRQNAHKVNENLGGNPPTLATSRFNTYFDIFVSALVYSAITASLFLLCKPTLYFVVFCSIATSIQAIVVMMCVRQLLNPNSIHATFTQEIFKFFSRWYPWHACGAVLVGLPIISILMNFSCNTFRAGLNHFEYYYSYLIFVGLVHFCNFTQLNCWMKNFLVALAGVLFICLVASHVSYKGTNESFSIQAPKSLSVEDNSLAPVYDDSAISDRRFRRDIDDAPPPPIPETSHNEAEPPVPVNIPIPKDQDMEYEQTKVTSTTTHSTEHDNLQTAKSVEKKFRSRRYNEKLYDKEIFLDMLLLLILVWFLNREFEISYRLSFHGNAVAARDKTRVQAMKNQADWLLHNIIPKYVADQLKTTAKYSQNHQSVGIIFASIVNFNELYDESYLGGKEYLRVLNELIGDFDEILEKPEFANVEKIKTIGSTFMAASGLNPQVRQQSEHEHSHLIELLDFAVAMHKVIYDFNRDLLGFKLILRVGYNHGDVTAGVIGATKLYYDIWGDAVNIASRMDSTGVAGRIQLASNCLDVLSKYYDFEPRGQVYVKGKDNMNVFLLKGKKNSVDEVVNDPTGE; encoded by the exons ATGACAG ATAGGTCAGCCAGGATGACTCTGGCTAATGATCGCAAACGAAGCTCCTCAGTGAGCTACAGCAAAGGTAAAGGGCAAACAGAAGATGGAAATGATGATATTCAAATATCACTGGCACCATACATACAGACGTATCTTGCCCATAGCGGCCATAGTATTGGATGCTGTGGGGTTGGGCTCCCAGTGCCATTCGAAAGAGCTGCAGCCAAATCTTGGTGGAATCCCAGATTCGATTCCGAGATCCTTGAGGAACAGTACAAGCGTAGTGCCTTTCCACAAATAAGGTTGAGATTCAG GTACGCCCTTATTTATATACTGACAGTTTCGCTGTCCTGGCTAATTTATTTTGTGGTAGTTGGGACACAAAATGAGACATCGTCATGGCCAGTGATAGCCTCGATATTCGGCAGCGTATGCGTAACGATGTTACTCGCACTGTGGCTAACATACACAAAAAAGTACAGGAATTATGTATTTCCAACGTCTGTGGGAGTCGCGACGATGATGTGCCtattatcgttattatttttggtATTGGTGCCACCGCACAGCGATGGTTTAACGCTGGTCGGTCATTTTGCGCTCTGCTCAGAAATTTTGTTACTCATATACACAGTAATGCCAATGCCTTTGTACGCATGTGTCGGTATTTGTACATTGTACTCGATACTTTTCGAGTTCCTAACGGCCTATCTTTATAATTCGAGTGCCTCGGAACATTACTACTACAACAACGAATTTCATGAGTCCGTTATAGTGAGAAAACAGAGCTCGAATTATACGACAAATACGGGGGAGACCGTAACGATATTAGGAAGAGGAGAATCTCGAAATTCGACATCGAACGAGAGTGAaatatttggaactgaagaaactAAATTGTTATCGAGCCTAGGAATGGCGATGCTCGATGGTCAGAAAGTTGTTGATAAAATTTCCAAAGCTATAGGAAATTCAGATCTGTTGAAGAATATAAATCCGAGCACATTTCTTACCAATACGATTAACGAGAGCTTGCCGATTTCGACACAATTTTCCATGGGACATCCGGAAGCTACAAGTACTttgattaacgaaaatcaacgATTCTTGGACGAAGTTGATTTTTCAACAACTCTGGCAATAAGAATTCTTATGCAAATTTGCATACACATTATTGGTGTACACATATTAATTATGACCTTCGTTCGTATGAGAGGCACCTTCATGAAAGTTGGACAATCGTTACTCGTTCGTAGACAGCtcgaaatggaaaaacaattgaaagaaaaaatgatacatTCTGTCATGCCACCCAAGGTTGCTGATTGGTTAATGGAGGAAAGCGAACGCGAACGGGAACGAGaagattcgttgaaaaaaggatCTATACCTTCCAATCACACAGATATACGATCCTTGTTTCGTCCCTTCAATATGCATTCGATGGAAGACGTTAGTATTCTCTTCGCCGATATCGTTGGCTTTACTCGCATGAGCTCCAACAAAACTGCAGAAGAACTCGTTGGTATACTCAACGATTTATTCGAAAGATTTGATGATCTTTGTGAACATCACGGCTGCGAAAAAATCTCAACTCTTGGTGATTGTTATTATTGCGTCAGTGGCTGTCCCGAACCTCGACCTGATCATGCTAAATGTTGCGTCGAAATGGGCTTAG cAATGATCGAAGCAATAAAACAGTTCGACGTCGAGAGACGCGAGGGTGTAAACATGCGCGTCGGTGTTCACACAGGAACAGTACTTTGTGGCATCGTTGGAACGAAAAGATTCAAATTCGACGTCTGGTCGAATGACGTTACGTTTGCTAACAAATTGGAGAGTACGGGAAAACCTGGGAGAGTTCATTTCAGTGAGAAAACTTTGAGTTTTCTCGGTGACGAATATCTAACCGAGCCGGGCGATACCATCAATG gtTTAAAAAGTTACTTCATCAAAGGTCGAAAATCGGACCTCGTGAGCGAGTTCATAAACAACGTAAACGCACCAATGAGTATATCACCGCTGATGCAATCGAGACATCGTTTGGCCTCATGCAACAATCAATTCAAGCCGAGAAATCATTATCTTCACATGGTTACCAATACGAGCAGTTACAGAATGAAGGCAAACTCGTTGCCGAGCATATTGGATTCCGAAAACGATGAAGAAAACGATGAGAAAAAGGACGAGGCTAGCAAGAGTCCCATATCAAGCGCGAGCTACGGAAAAAAGAAACTTCGTAGCAAACCATGGAGATATTTGCAGAGGCAGAGAACCACCGAAGAGATGGCACCTCTCGATAtcgacaatgaaaaaattctcgtcCCCCCTCAAGAAACCAAGGTTGAAATACCTGTGAGCACATGCGAAGAAGGTCTCAACGGATTTACCGGG ATACCGGTGAGTAATGGTATTGAAATGGATCCAAATCCCATGCCCTCGAGTCCTTTGCTCTGCGGCCAGGATTCTCTGAGTCACGCTTCCTCGATCTGTAGTAGAAAAGACTCTGGAATAAGGAGCAATAGCCGGAGAAGCAGCATACAGCAACAA TTATTCCTCATGAACGGCATGGCTCAAGGTGATCTTCTTGGTCACAGAGTAAGTGGCTACTACACATCAAGTTCGACATTAAATTCGACGCACGAGCCATCCTCATCGGTGCCACCTTATCCGTTTCCACCCGCTGTTACTGACACTTTCGGTGCCTGTTTTCACAAGTTGCGAAAACAATCCGATCTTCAACTCATCAG ATGTGTACAGGAcaacgtgacgtcacaaaGATCGTATTTCGTGAAGCCGCCATTATCAAGCGTAACATTATTCTTCAAGAacagagaaatggaaaaagaataccGTCAGAATGCACACAAAGTGAACGAGAATTTAGGAGGGAATCCACCGACATTAGCGACGTCTCGATTCAACACTTACTTTGATATCTTCGTATCAGCGTTGGTATATTCGGCGATAACAGCATCGTTGTTTTTATTGTGCAAGCCAACGCTCTACTTCGTTGTGTTTTGTTCGATCGCGACATCGATTCAGGCAATCGTTGTTATGATGTGCGTTCGTCAATTACTGAATCCGAACTCGATACACGCGACTTTCACACAAGagatatttaaatttttctcacGCTGGTACCCGTGGCACGCTTGCGGCGCTGTCCTCGTCGGTTTACCAATCATTTCCATACTGATGAATTTCTCCTGCAACACTTTCCGCGCCGGCCTCAATCATTTCGAATATTATTATAGTTACCTCATATTCGTTGGTCTCGtgcatttttgtaattttactCAACTCAACTGTTGGATGAAAAACTTTCTTGTCGCTCTTGCCGGTGTATTGTTCATCTGTTTGGTTGCCAGCCACGTCTCGTATAAAGGCACCAACGAAAGCTTCTCCATTCAAGCACCAAAATCATTGTCGGTCGAGGACAATTCTCTTGCCCCGGTGTACGACGATTCAGCGATTTCAGATCGTCGATTTCGTCGCGATATCGACGATGCTCCACCGCCTCCGATACCGGAAACTTCCCACAACGAGGCGGAACCTCCAGTCCCTGTAAACATACCGATACCCAAAGATCAAGATATGGAATACGAACAGACAAAAGTGACAAGCACGACGACACACTCGACCGAACACGATAATTTGCAAACTGCCAAAtcagttgagaaaaaatttcggtcACGACGATACAACGAAAAGCTGTACGATaaagaaatatttcttgaCATGTTGCTTTTGTTAATTCTCGTTTGGTTTCTCAATCGTGAATTTGAAATAAGTTATCGCTTGAGTTTTCATGGAAACGCAGTTGCAGCGAGAGACAAAACGCGTGTCCAAGCAATGAAAAATCAGGCCGATTGGTTGTTGCACAATATAATACCGAAATACGTAGCTGATCAATTGAAAACGACAGCCAAATATTCGCAGAATCATCAATCGGTTGGAATCATATTTGCGAGTATCGTAAACTTCAATGAACTTTACGACGAATCTTATCTCGGTGGAAAGGAATATTTAAGAGTTTTGAACGAATTGATCGgtgattttgacgaaattctcGAAAAGCCTGAATTTGCGAATGTCGAAAAGATCAAAACAATCGGCAGTACTTTTATGGCTGCGAGTGGATTGAATCCCCAAGTAAGACAACAGAGTGAACACGAACATTCGCACTTGATCGAATTACTTGATTTTGCGGTTGCCATGCACAAagttatttatgattttaatcGCGATCTTTTGGGCTTCAAATTGATTCTCCGGGTTGGTTATAATCACGGTGACGTTACTGCCGGTGTTATAGGTGCAACTAAATTGTATTATGATATTTGGGGCGATGCTGTTAATATTGCCTCAAGAATGGACTCTACAGGTGTTGCAGGTAGAATCCAACTGGCTAGTAATTGTTTGGATGTTTTGTCCAAATACTACGATTTTGAGCCACGTGGTCAAGTTTACGTCAAAGGCAAAGATAACATGAATGTCTTTCTTCTcaagggtaaaaaaaattctgtcgaTGAAGTTGTTAACGATCCCACTGGCGAGTGA